The genomic DNA CAGCCTCATTCTATTAGTAAGCCAAAAATAACAAGCCCTAGATGTAGACTTGCTGGCCATCTGGAAAGTGTTTACAGCCTTTATCTTTAGCGTACCCTGCAGCCAGTATTGCtatgggcaggaagggagtgattTTGTATCGGAGGTATGGTGTTTATGGttagctataaataaaaaaattttatctCTTGTGTGGTGTAAAGTGTGATCTCTAACAGTTTTTCTCCAAGAATTGGCAGACTGTGTGTTTTGGGTGAATTGTCAATGACCCTTTCAATACTCTCCTTCAGATGTTGTTGTTCCGGTCAAAACTGTGGAAAACAATGGAATATATTTTGATCACTGCTACAGTGTGTGTTCTATAATACAAGCTGACCCTAAAGTTCCAGAACCTGAGGGTAAGTGAATGatgttgggtttttttatttaaaaactgcctcccattcattcaagtgtggcTTTTCACACTCTGGTGGTGTGCTgcaggacgttccgaaaagtcctgcaagcaggatATTTGGGGTGGGTAgggagcgctcccaaaatgccctgcccattggaataaatgggcagcgcttccaaagctaTTTGGAAGCGCTGCAACgcaggcagttttaaccccttctttggggttaaaagcgtcccgcaaGCAGCTGAAAAGCTCCCCtgtaaacagtggtaaagcgccgatAAAACGAGTGGCGATTTACCGCaaacgcggccccagtgtgaaagggatcttaaccTGGATTTGGGTTTCAAAGGGTGCATGCTTTGGGGCTTTCATTCTGGTCTTGGCTTAGATACATATTACTTCAATGATCCAGAGCATCCAGTAATTTAATCCATGAAGTATTGAAACCTGGATCAGGATGATGGCCCTAGCCTAGACCATACACTTTTAAAAACTGCGCCAACAGTGGCAACCTGCACATTTCTATCCACTGGTCCATTTGCCCTTTGCAGTCCATTTTTGGCTACCTGTGACCCTAATTATGACTTTGTTTATTCCCTTCACAGTGATTCTTGGGGAAATACAATGACCAGGAAAGTATTGTGAGCCCGTTCCCATGCTCTAATTGGCTATTTGCTTATGTGACAGGGGGAGTAGGCTCACCCATACCAAACACTTGTTGGCTGTGTGAAAAccaacacataggggtttatttaccaaggctggagagtgcaaaatttaggCTCAcgtctgcaaagaaaccaatcggcttccaggttatattgccaaagcttaattgagcaagctgaggttagaagctgattggttaccacacacagctgcaccaaattctgtgtgtttagtaaatctaccccatgtgGCTGACTTCTTCATTGTGATGGAAACACAGAGAAAGCActgttaagtggggtacacactataagaaaatcgggcgaacgttTGTCCGATTTTTTTcccctcgatgtttcacagcaaatcagaaCTGATGAACAtccgtacgaaaattctcgtacgacaaaagcttttttttgtttatgatcaTGCACAGTCTTATGATTTTTCTTGCACGAAACCTGCACACCTTAAAACGCAAATCATTCGTTCTGTTCCCCTACGAGAAAAACTTTGGCGTTTGTCCCTTCCAGGATTTTCGTACAAAAAATTCGAAATCGCCCATCGAAAGTTGCAAAGTTATACGAAAATCAAGAGAAAATGTTTGCCTGATTTTCTTAGTGTGCCGAGCACGAGCCTTTAATCCAGTAGGGTAAACCTATACATGCTTTATtgtgacttatgctggccatacactataccaaAAATTGTCCGAAATTTGTTTTTCGGCCaggtaatgggcacaaaatcgattaATCGTTGGGACATTAAAGCCGAAAAAacggacaagtttggaaattttctgccaaacgaacGTTAACATGAAAGGTTTAATGTctttcccgtccaaactgtttgcactaggtatatgtaaaaaaaaaaaaaaaaaaacgaacaaaaaattgattaatttatgtccactgaacgatttattggtcattacatgatggcactatcgtttgctctcacggccgaatattaatttttcaaaaatGGGGGCAGCcgtttttttgtatagtgtatggccatcattaCTGTTCTACATCCCTATCTCCTTTCTGCCCAGCTAGCCACCACAGTTCTCTTATGCAAGCAATCTCTGAAGTTATTTCTTTACACTCCTGCTCTGCCTACTTCTTACAGTTTATAtacgttgcagtttgcaagtggtttaccgggattatgacTTAAGATATAtcagccataacctcggtatcgtTTTttgcggctggctttctcatgaaaccgCTCTGAGCCGCAGGAATGATTTCTGAAGTGGCAGGAGGAGACATTCCCCCTCCCCTCTTATCGTTTCAGCTGGTTTGCCCAAGAAACTATCTGACTGTGTGGCCGGCTGCAtccataggcgatcaaagagtagatactcTATGAGCGCCTCTATGGTTTTGgagcaatgtcatgacgtcacttccagtgttCTATCGAGAATTGCCTCCCGACGAAAAATGCCTTCAATGGGTCTGCACATTTGCAGTACCAAACGTCACTCTAGCCGATATGTTGATCAACTGGTGTGACATCAACACAGTGCATGCGCAGATCATCGGAGGCATTATCCAACACTATATAAACAGCCGGGAAATTTAGTTGTCAGGTTGAACCTCGCTGTTGCGGGGCAGGTTGGGTTGTGTTGAAGGGTGCCCTTAGACACAGCCAATACCAGTCTTTCAGCACACAGAAAATATCTGCCCCGCACTAGCGAGGCTCAATCTGACAAGTACTATCTCCCACCGCTGTCTGCATAGCTTTGAATACTGCGCGGCAAATACTGTCTCCCGTTGAAAAACGCCTCCGACAATCTGTGCATGCGTtatgttgacgtcacgccagctgatcagcaTATCAGTTGGAGTGACAttttgtactgcgcatgcgcagacccattGATGGCTtttactgtaataaaaaaaaaaaaaaatttttttttttttttaccttttgcaggTGAAGGAGATTTGTGGtcttttggaccccagatctctccataaagaggacctgccatccttATTTccattacaggggatgtttacattccttgtaataggaataaaagtgatccgaaaaaaaaatgaaaggaacaatataaaaattttaaataaataagaaaaaaaattttttaaagcgcctcaCCCCTTTTTATTCTCATGCGTAAAAGCGAAACCATACGCAACTTACGCACAGATATGTGAACGGTATAagcacaacacatgtgaggtatcgccacaaatattagagcaataattctagcgctagacctcctctgtaactccaaacaggtaacctgtaaagggatttaaagcatcgcctatggagatttttaactaccgtagtttgtcaccattccatgagcatgcgcaattttaaagcgtgacatgttgtttatctaatttactcggcttaacgtccgtttttaaaaaaaataatttccaaagaaattgcatttgcaaaactgCTACGCAAACACCATGTGACATACAAAAAAttacaacgatcgccattttattccctagggttactgctaaaaaaaaaaaaaaaaaaaaaaagtatgtttgggggttataagtaattttctatcaaattactgattttaaacttgtaaacaaaaggtgccagaaaaagcctggtcgtcAAGTAGTTAAAACCAGGCCAGCTGACCTCTGCTTAGTGTCTGCTGGCTCTACCTTCTTTGGGGGTTAAATAAAAGTTTAACCTCCACATGAACAAAATCTTTTATTAATCCTTTCATCCCCATCTTGGGGGTACTTTGGCATCTTTGTTTTAGGTGTTGGAGACCCTTTCTCTGCTTCTAAGCGACAGTTGAACATTAGTGTGGTTTGGCTGTTTACCCAGCAGCACCAGGGTCAAGCCTTCAGTTTTTAGGTCAGCTGGTTTTACATATGCAGTTATACAAGATATACCAAATCTACCCTTGTATACATTGAAACTTGGTGAACATGTTGAATTTTTTTGACCTATAATTCAACAATCTTTGGCATTAGTCTAAAAATGTTAGCAGTAAAGTGATAGAAAACAAGTTTTATGGTTGATTTTTCCAGCTAttgtatttttaaagaaaaattgccACAGCCCGGTAATATGagaacccaataaaaaaaaaatctatttaaaaaaataaaatatcaatttttttttttatatatagacatCTTCTTAGATCAGGCTCTCATTGTCATAGTCCTAGAACAAATGTTGCATTACTTATTAGTGGTTAACTCTTTACAGTCTTGCATGGTACACCTGTGCAAGTTTACTAACACCCAATTAGAACAAATAAGCAGAAGAGCTATTGATATGATCTTGCAGAGATCAGTAGCTTTTTATAGTAAAAACATGAGTGATGTGGTAAGCCCAAATACAAAatagagcaacaaagctaataaagggtctggaggatattagttatggttttagaggaaaggttgcgagcactgaacttattctctctggagaagagatgcttgagaggggatatgatttcaatttataaataccgtaaaggtgaccccacaatagggataaaacggaagggagtttaacaagacacgtggccactcgtgaaaattagaagaaaaaaaacactttatctttaaactacgtagagggttctttactgtaagagcggcaaggatgtggaattcccttccacgggtggtggtctcagcgggggcatagatagtttcaaaaaactattagataagcacctgaacgactgcaacatactgggatatacaatgtaatactgacatataatcacacacataggttggacttgtgtcttttttcgacctcgcctactatgtaactatgtaatagccaTGTCTGCATGGGTTTGGTAAATAACATGTTGTGTTTGCTCTGCAGAGGAACAGCCTAGTACCAATGGAGACAGTAGGGAGAACTGTGAGTCTCCAACAATAATTCCTCAACCAATCCATGAAGATGCAGTAGTGGAAGTCCATACTGAAGAGCCCGAGTGTGTTCCTTCACCTgtaacagaagaagaaataaaggacATCCCATTACAAATACAGGAAAGTCCAGAAAGCAGTCCCTCCTCTAACCTGACAACACCACAAAAATGGCCACTACTCAGGGCCAACAGCGCTGGCCTATTCCGTTGTGACCAGTGTGACTACAACAGCAAATACTTTTCTGATCTAAAACAGCATATGATCTTAAAGCATAAGTGCACAGAGTCTCACATTTGCAAAGTATGTAAACAGAGCTATTCTAGTGAAGACTTGCTCATGGAACACGAAAAGGAACATGAAGAGGAGCAACTGAGTTGTAAGCAATGTGATTACAAGACCAATTCCTACGAGAGCCTCAGTCAGCATGTGACAGATGCCCATTTTAACGACTTTCTTTACTGGTGCGAACAATGTGATTTGCAATTTTGCACGAGTAGCGAGCTGTACTTGCACTTTCAGGAGCATAGTTGTGATGAACAGTACTTATGCCAGTTCTGTGAGCACGAGACCAACGATCCAGAAGATTTGCACAGTCACGTAGTAAACGAACACACCTGTCGTCTTATTGAGATAAGCGATGCCTATAACAATGGAACAcggggagaattcagtctcctaaACAAGATCAGCTTTGATAAATGTAAAAACTTCTTTGTTTGCCAGGTGTGTGGCTTCAGCAGCAGGCTCCACACTAATGTGAATAGGCATGTAGCAATAGAACACACTCGCTTTTACCCACATGTCTGTGATGACTGTGGGAAGGGCTTTTCGGGCATGTTAGAGTACAGTGAGCATTTAAACTTGCATTCATCAGAAGGTGTTTACCTGTGCCAATATTGCGAATACTCAACAGGTCAGCTAGAGGACCTAAAAACTCACTTAGATTTTCGGCATTCTGCAGATCTGCCCCATAAGTGTACAAACTGCCTTCTGAGGTATGGATCTGAAGAAGAACTTAAAACCCATAACCAAACACATGAGAAAACAAGTTAGAGCGCACTGTCCAAAGAAAGAAGCAAAAACAATACTCTGAGATTGGGTTGAGAGCAAAACACAGGTATCCTGCTTCTTTATTTTTCAGATCATATTGCCAGAAATGGATAAGACGCACAATGGGAGCTAAAGACTTTAGAATAACAGAATATACCATTCCCAGGAATGTCATTTGTGCAAATGTTAAACACTCCTATTTCAAATGCAGTAGATGTACAACTCCTTCTAGTGAAAGCATTAAACATCAATTACATGCATGCTTGATGGAGATATTTATCAGGTTATGTCAAAAGGTTTCTTTTTATAAATtgcctgtgtaatttttttttcactagtgtaTTTGTAAGTTTATGATGTGCTGGCTTGGTGTATGGTACACAGTCTATTGAAGATGACTTGAAGCAGGATCTTCATCTTTTTTCTGCATGGATACATTAAAGTGGGACTGCTCTGTTGGTTTAATGAATTTCAATTTGTAAATGTGTGTTGCACAAGTGATTGTAAGTGTGATTGCACCATGTGAGGCTTATGTGCTCAAGAATATGTCCGGTTAATTAATGTGCTTTATGTAGTAatttgaaatcattttttttttttttcccccatgaagcAGGATGTCATTGGATATTGTTGTGCCAGAAAAAACCCACAAATAGAAAAGCTTGCTATAAACTGTAgtacgaattaaaaaaaaaaaagtctggattgTGGTTGTCCTGCACTTAAAACAGACCTCCTCGTTTTTGATTTTCAacaataaatgtattttctttataaCTTACTGTTACATAAAATCACCTGGTGGTTTTATTGACAACTCTTGTACACTATCATTTTTCAAACTGaaattaaggctacattcacacttgtgtgacttgccaTAGATACTACTTTGTCGTCGTTGTATACATACAACATCAATTAAAAACACATTTCTCACAGCCTTGCATGCATACTCCTAGCACATGGCCACATATCTGTTCGTAAATATAACaaagtataaaatatttaaaagaaacaAAGTAAAAATTTCACATAACATTCCTAAAATGCTTTACCTGGTAGGGTTATGAACAATACAgccctaggggaaaaaaaaacaaacaaactatacTTTAAATGATTAGTGGGTGTTTTGAGTGTTCTACATCTTCTTCTTGATGGACGACTTTGGATACAAAGTTGCATAAGTCACAGCCCATGTATTTAAATGAAAGCCATTCAAATCtatgtgacttaaaaaaaaaaaaaaaaaaaagtggtcttgCACTACTTTATTGTGACTTGAGTGCAACTGCAATGTAAACTCATGAAAGTTGCATCATAAGGTCATCAATgcgacagttgtgcaacagtcaaAGCCAGAGTCATCAGCCAATGTTGCAAAGCCGCATTGGAAATTACACGACTTTGGAGTCACACAAAAGAGTGAATGGAGCAGGTGATGAAGTATAACAAAGAGCAGGTATCACTATTCCTTCTCTGCATGACACACCTGTGTTTACTGCACCCTGTGTCTGCAGTTTACAATTCATTCATAAAACAGGCGCTTATaacccttctttggccgctagcggggttaaaaacACCCCGCTAGCACTCGAAAAGCGCCGCTTAACCAGCGCTAACGcttgggcggccccagtgtgaaaaggatcTAAGCCTGTACTATTGCTTTATAAATTGGCCTTTTGGTGTCGTTACTCTCTGAAAAACCCAACAGCAAAATGTCTTATCTGATGTTACGGTAGACTGAAATATCGTTACTTTAAGATGCTGCACCTTACACATCATTTTCTCCAAAGGTCTAGTGAATGAACTGGTTCAATCATTCACCTGTTCTCTGTGCAGCCAGTTGAATCTTTATGGCAAATACATTTTCATACCATTTGCAAACTAAGCCTTCGCCTTACTATATAAAATACAGGCTCAATCTTCTGAAGAGCGAgagccacttaagtgatttggtaaccggtcacAATGAACTatagggttttacttcctcttaaactgcaaatgtaaacaagtcCTTACTGACCTgaaccccctataaggctgctttcacacgcatgcgctgcggtttacctgcaccacgagaaaagccaatgtagcaccattatttaaaaaagggccaaaatacatccctgggaattacagaccagttagcctaacatcaatagtatgcaagctcttggaggggataagggactatatacaagattttagaaatgagaacggtatcattagcagtaatcagcatggattcatgaagaatcgttcttgccaaaccaatctactatccttctatgaggaggtgagttgccatctagataaatgaaggcccgtagacgtggtgtactgtattttgcaaaagcatttgacacagttccccataaacgtttactgtacaaagtaaggtctgttggcatggaccatagagtgagtacatggattgaaaactggctacaagggcgagttcagagggtggtgataaatggggagtgctctgaatggtcaggggtgggtagtcgggtcccccaagggttctgtgctgggaccaatcctttttaattcattcataaacgacctggaggatggggtaaacagttcaatccctgtatttacagatgatactaagctaagcagggcaaaaacttctccacaggctgtggaaaccttgcaagaagatctgaacaaagtaatggaaaaggacctgggggtcctagtagatgacaggctcagcaatgccaggctgcagcaaacagaatattggcatgcattaagaactccagagataaaacgataattctcacgctctacaagactctggtccggccgcacctagagtatgctgtccagttctgggtaccagtcctcaggaaggatgtactggaaatggagcgagtacagagaagggcaacaaagctaataaagggtctggaggatcttagttatgaggaaaggttgcgagcactgaacttattctctctggagtagagacgcttgagaggggatatggtatcaatttaaaaataccgtactggtgaccccacaatagggataaaacttttttgcggaagggagtttaataagacacgtggccactcattataatgagatttaaccataaactacgtagagggttctttactgtaatagcggtaaggatgtggaatgcccttccacaagtggtggtttcagcagggggcatagtttcaaaaaactattagataagcacctaaacaaccacaacatacagggatatacaatgtaatactgacatataatcacacacataggttggacttgtgtcttttttcaacctcacctactatgtaactatgaggtgCAGTGCACCTGAGGCTTTCCTGCGCGtttgctgcactgagccatagacttctattacatcttgcGGGTGTGGTGCCCTttgtgaaagcacaccaaaactcctgcattcgggatataatagaagtctctGGCTCAGTGCAGCAAAAACCCAGGTGTACTGCCCTGCATCTGCGGATAAGTGTTTGAAagcggcctaaaaaaaaaaaaagttaacaagtGCTAATATGTGCATTAgaaaagtgcagtgtatgtgatgtttaatacaTTGACCTTTTCCAGCTTCTGCTAGCATAGCTTTCTGGGCTGCTAGAAAGGTTCCAGgcgaagtgcacttggtatcactctgcctgggaaAGAAGTCacacaggaagcatcggcttatacAGCCCCTACTTCCTCCGCTGCAGGTGCtggctccatgcactctgatgctccgAGATGGTGGCTCGGCAATCTATCGAtcgtgatctgggcttgccaacccaccTTCCCATTGGTATGCGCTTGCCTGGTTTGATGTTGACAacattaaattctttatttaaaggttAGAGTCAGGCTGACAGTCAATTGAAAAGCATAAACAAGACATAATCTGTTGGAATTACATGCCCACTTTCTACCAGTATAGTGAATGCTAACAGTACCTGTTCTGTAAGTGGCAAAGAAACTGAGCAATAAGCCATTGTTCCCTACAACTGCTATAAATGGAGGTAAACTATAAGAACAGCAACGGTGAGTGAGCTCATCATGGTAATAACTAGCTAGCAGCAGATGCAGTGCTATGTTCAAAGAAACATTTTCTGCTTGTATTCAATAGGCTTATTACTCAACAGGTCCAGTAGCAGAGATAAAACTTTGGGCCATGCCTAGGATGATCACTCTGACAGCACCGacaccacttaaaaaaaaataaatatgtgtggAGAAATAGAACAAACCAAAGGGTGGGAAGAGCCTAAAGGAACCTGGAACAGACAAGACTGAAGGCAAGTTAC from Aquarana catesbeiana isolate 2022-GZ linkage group LG04, ASM4218655v1, whole genome shotgun sequence includes the following:
- the ZNF639 gene encoding zinc finger protein 639 translates to MNEHPKKRKRKTSFPARYAVQTNANASADVVVPVKTVENNGIYFDHCYSVCSIIQADPKVPEPEEEQPSTNGDSRENCESPTIIPQPIHEDAVVEVHTEEPECVPSPVTEEEIKDIPLQIQESPESSPSSNLTTPQKWPLLRANSAGLFRCDQCDYNSKYFSDLKQHMILKHKCTESHICKVCKQSYSSEDLLMEHEKEHEEEQLSCKQCDYKTNSYESLSQHVTDAHFNDFLYWCEQCDLQFCTSSELYLHFQEHSCDEQYLCQFCEHETNDPEDLHSHVVNEHTCRLIEISDAYNNGTRGEFSLLNKISFDKCKNFFVCQVCGFSSRLHTNVNRHVAIEHTRFYPHVCDDCGKGFSGMLEYSEHLNLHSSEGVYLCQYCEYSTGQLEDLKTHLDFRHSADLPHKCTNCLLRYGSEEELKTHNQTHEKTS